From Ignavibacteria bacterium, a single genomic window includes:
- a CDS encoding ATP-binding protein, translating into MYIYKFKEFITESISEPIPELNKKSKNMIFLLGAPGVGKSEFINYFLIPKMSNYKIFDPDKYSDYLIKISKEPVIRTQKEKYQKFQDIKKTIKRLQTEYDIPIELTDEEIMDIINKNIWVKDIDRLIDIHLNNFMTTNKYSDIIFDTTGNSFNKIKKYFEMAKENNYNIIFIKIVADVKTAVFSNLKRGRRVQIDYQLDTIERSFELEKKYMDLKPNAFYVYNRDTNILSKYENNKLIIKKQKLIKK; encoded by the coding sequence ATGTATATTTATAAATTTAAAGAATTTATTACTGAATCAATATCTGAACCGATTCCAGAATTAAATAAAAAATCAAAAAATATGATTTTTTTACTTGGTGCACCTGGTGTAGGAAAATCTGAATTTATAAATTATTTTTTGATTCCTAAAATGAGTAACTATAAAATATTTGACCCAGACAAATATTCTGATTATCTTATAAAAATTAGTAAAGAACCAGTTATAAGAACACAAAAAGAAAAATATCAAAAATTTCAAGATATCAAAAAAACAATAAAAAGATTACAAACAGAATATGATATTCCAATTGAATTAACTGATGAAGAAATAATGGATATTATAAATAAGAATATTTGGGTTAAAGACATTGATAGATTAATTGATATACATCTTAATAATTTTATGACTACTAATAAATATTCTGATATAATATTTGATACAACTGGTAATAGTTTTAATAAGATTAAAAAATATTTTGAAATGGCTAAAGAAAATAACTATAATATAATATTTATAAAAATAGTGGCTGATGTAAAAACTGCAGTATTTTCAAATCTAAAAAGAGGAAGAAGAGTTCAAATTGATTATCAATTAGATACAATTGAAAGGAGTTTTGAACTTGAAAAGAAATATATGGATTTAAAACCAAATGCTTTTTATGTCTATAATAGAGATACTAATATTTTATCAAAATATGAAAATAATAAACTGATAATTAAAAAACAAAAATTAATAAAAAAGTAA
- a CDS encoding dihydrofolate reductase, whose protein sequence is MIFATSDNGVIGKDNKLLWHLPNDLKLFKKLTSNKIVIMGRKTYDSLPNKPLPNRLNVVLCNDDPTFSPDPSVIVLETVNEVLDFVKNYNDESFIIGGGMIYKLFLPYVDKIYMTTVHVDVEGDTYAPVIFDYQWKILNHEELCKDDTHSYDYSFTILKKVK, encoded by the coding sequence ATGATATTTGCAACATCAGATAATGGTGTTATCGGTAAAGATAATAAGTTATTATGGCATTTACCGAATGATTTAAAGTTATTTAAGAAATTAACTAGCAATAAAATAGTCATAATGGGTAGAAAAACATATGATTCTTTACCAAATAAACCATTACCTAATAGATTAAACGTAGTATTGTGTAATGATGATCCAACATTTTCACCTGACCCAAGTGTAATTGTGTTAGAAACTGTGAATGAGGTTTTGGATTTTGTAAAAAATTATAATGATGAATCGTTTATAATTGGTGGAGGAATGATTTACAAATTATTTCTACCTTACGTAGATAAGATTTATATGACAACAGTTCATGTTGATGTTGAAGGCGATACATATGCACCAGTTATATTTGATTATCAATGGAAAATATTAAATCATGAAGAATTATGTAAGGATGATACACATTCTTATGATTATTCTTTCACAATATTAAAAAAAGTTAAATAA